In the Capra hircus breed San Clemente chromosome 17, ASM170441v1, whole genome shotgun sequence genome, taattatatactttaaaagtatACTTTTTAAAGGATGAACTTTATGGTATGGGAAtcatatcttaataaagctgttatttttgGTAATGGGGGAAAAAGGCAATGGCAGATTTTGGAACATTGTCTTAAATAGCTATGTGCCTAGAATTAAAAAATCATAGTCTTTCCAACAATATCGCTTAACGTACATAAAAACATTAAGAATGGTTTCATTTAAGAAACCATTTCACTTAACCATTAAGAAACCATTTCACTTAAGTTTCAGTTAAGAATGGCCATACCAAGACTTCCTTGTTGGTTCACTGGTTAAAaatctgtctaccaatgcagggaacaggggttcaatccctggtcctggaagattccacgtggtgaagggcaactaagcccgtgccacAACTAGTGAACCCCTCCCGCCTAGAGGTAACAAGAGAACAcaacacaatgagaagcccctgcaccccaATGAAGAGTATCTCCCACTGGCCACAGCCCAGAGAAAGCCCCTGCAGCACagctaaaaacaaataataattaaaagtggccatccttttttttttaccactcccctcagcatgtgggatctgagttccctgaccaggtatggaaccaggccccctgcagtggaagcgtggtaTTGGACTTGAGCAGGAACTGGAATCTGGTATCTAAGGTTTTTTACCCTTAGCAGCAGAATTCAAGTGAAAGCCCCAGTTTCCGGCTCCAGAACATCAGGCTGTGGTCAGCGTGGGTCTATTAAAGGCAGCAACTCTCCACAACGAGAATCCAGTTTCAGAGATGCCAGGTCATCGGACCGCGTGGGCCCAATGTTCAGTATCGCGATGGGCAGCTTCTTCTCCCGGGCAGTGAGAATGAACCTGTAACCCGAGTACACCTGTCGGGGTAGAAGAGGCAGGTGAGAGCTCTTTAGATGCAGAAAGAGCTAGACCAAATAGGGAGCCCCtccagggctccccaggtggctcagtggtaaagaatctgcctgccagttcaggagacatgggtttgatccccaggaagaggaaatggcaaccaattccaatacacttgcctgggaaatgccaggcacagagcagcctggcgggctacagtccgtggggtcagaaagaatcaggcacaacttagtgactaaaccaccaccaccaccaccaccagggccTCCCAGCCTACAGTCAGTTACCAGTAACAACAAGCCAGTTACCTGCAAGGAAGATCCCACCACCAGGAGGGAGTCGGCTTCATTCACCCTCTTGTGCACAAAATCAACCTTGTCAGGCTTCACCGTGTCCCCAAAGAAGACGACGTCTGGTTTCAGGGGGCCCCCACATCGAGAGCAGGATGGGACCTGGAAGCTCTGTACCTCCTCCTCGGTGAGAAAGACATCGCCATCGGGAGCCAGGCCGTGGGCCTCGGCACTCCAGGTGGGGTTCAGGACTTGGAACCGTTCCTGCAGCGCCCCACGAGGAGTCTGCTCCCCACAATCCAAGCAGAGGACCCTGAAACCACAGAGGAGGCCAACTGTCCTGGGGGAGGCACAAAGCTGCCGGAGACCTTTCCTCCCAGCCATCTCCAGCTCCTCCATCATGATGGCTTTCTCCCCCTGACACCCCCCCGTTTCCCCCCATTTTATTAATACCTTGTCATGACCTCTTTAGCTATCACCTCCCTTCCAGTGCCTGCCAGCCTTCTAGAATATGCATTTGTTTCCTCACCACCCACTCCCTGCTTAAATCTGCTGCAGCTCACTTTTATCCTTAACATGACTACAAAGACTTTACCAGATAATTTCCTTAGTCCCGAAACCAGGGTTTTCCACCCCTCTCCATCTTCTGCTCTAATCATTTGCTGTAATTATCGCTGCCCATGAAAACACTTtcccaggagttccctggtggcctagtggttatgattccaggctttcactgccaggtcccagctttgttttaaaatatttaagaacatgggacttccctggtgacccaatgCTTAAGACCccctgctcccaatgcaaggggcacaggtttgatccctggttgtggagttaagatcctgcatgccatacaGCGAggccaaaggggggaaaaatttaagaagagatggagagaaaggatAAAGTAGACTTGATAAAACACTGAATCTGGGTGATGGTACGTGGGACTCTACTTCtgtggatttaaaaaattttcaccaCAGAAAAAAACTTAATGAACTCATAGCCATCCCCAGCTCATTCCCTGACACCACCTTAGTCTAAGTCTTTCTGGCTGACCTCCCTGAGCCACTCTTCCTAATCTTGTCCATCCTTCCTCACATGCCATTTTTATCATATTGCTTTCTTGTTCAGAAACCACCAACAGCCCCCTTTGGTCTCTCACAACAAATCCAAATCAGCACTGCAAGATTTTCAAATGCATCCAGGATTTAGGTCTAGCCTTCCCAGACAAGCTGATTTCATACTAGTCTCCAAGGAGACCAGCCCAACACTCAACAAAAGTTCCCTTCATATGGAAAGCCCTCTTTCCCCGCCTTTGTCAAGTCAAACCTGAGCTATTCTCCAGCCCCACCTCACCTATAAAAGCTTTCTTGATTACTCCAGTCTTCACTGTTTCTCTGAACCTGTAAAACATGTCTATCAAGGACCACATAAAATAACAGTCGTGTGTGGAGTTATTTGTCATTAAACCTGGTATTTTCTGGTCCCCCCAACAAACAGATTACCAAATTCTCACATATTATAttttggtattattattattatatatatataatgcagaccacattttatattttggttttgaaCCCTCCACACCAGCAAGGAGCACACCGGTACACACCACATGTTGCAGACACCCAATAAAGAGTTTACAAATGGTGGACTGATTTCAGTTTGCAGAGAACTGTTTCCCAGGCTTAAAGATAAGGAAATGGGCTCCCCTTAGCTGCAAGTTACGACCAGGGCTACGTATGTTTATTTCATCAGTCTTTACTGGGTCCTGGCTATCCTGTGATCTATGTGTCTAGGCACTGGGGACCCAGCCGTTTGTAGCACGTGCTGTTGGTGGTCTGCTCACAGTTCCCTGGGAACACTCAGAGGCCACCTGCATCCAGATCTCTTATAAGTGGCTTCCTAATTCTCAGGCCATAGAAGCTTTCCTGCAGGAGCAGAGTCAGTATTAGGGAGTTAAttctcccagagtccccctcCACCAACGAAGGACGGGAGATGACGGATAAACGCCCCAGGTCCCTTGATTTTCAGTGAGATGATTCTGAAACTGCTGTACAGTCAGAGGGTCCCTGACAGGCTTGAGCCCCAGCTGCCCCAAGCAGTAATCTATTCATTAGCATAACCTTTCCCTAGCTCTCCTATCTTCCAGGTTTCACATCCCATTCCCTCACTGAATTTGCTAGGATTAACTCCAGAGTAAACAACTTCCTCCTGAGTCATTTCCTCATGGTCTAGAGAAGACAGCAGTGATCAGTATGGCCAGGGTCCCTGCTCTGACGGAGCACACATTTCTACATTCACTGTTTTAGGTTTTTCGTTACCTGTGCATGCATCCGTGCAGTTCTGTTAGGCGCTGACTCCCCGCCTTGGTATGCAAGGCATCCACGTTTTGGGTCACCAACCAGTGCAGCTTTCCGAGTCTCTCCCAGTTGCTCAGAGCCCAGTGTGCAGGGTTAGGCTGGTGGGAGGAGAATTGAGGCCAGCCCACAAAGTTTCTAGCCCAGTACCGCTGGCGGATGGGAGCACTCCGTACAAAATCCCCATGCTGGATAGGCCTCCGGTCTGTGCGGGCATAAAGTCCCACCTTTTCTGACCTGTAGTCTGGGatccctgactcagtggagatTCCTGCCCCGGTCATTACTAGGAGCCTCTTGGAAAGGGTGATGAAGCGTTGTAACTCTTTGACCTTCTCAGTGTCCAGAGGAGGACTTGGTGGTACAAATAACCCAGTGGATCTGAGTGAGCACTGCTGGCTGAAGTTTGCCCTCCAGCGGACTTTTGCTGTCCTTTTGAAAGTTAACCCAAAGCTCATCCTCATgctagagagaaaaaaagcatcACAGGAGAAACTtgttttttatcttgtttttttttttttattaattacttgttttttatctttttttttttccccacatggtGCATCCCATAGAATGCAGAGACCTTCCctgagaccagggatcgaaccggtgcccctgcactggaagctcagagtcttaaccactagaccaccggggaagttcaGAAACTgggttttaaaaatcaagataacCAAGAGAAGGGGGGTGGGGCAAGACGGagaggggattaagaggtatgaACTATtgatctataaaataaataagctataaggatatataGTACAACacaaatatagccaatattttataataactataaatggaatataacctttaaacattatgaatcactatgttgtacaactgaaactttcaactaaatgttaaaaaaaaaggtttttctaaatatttatatggcagcaccaggtcttagttgcagcacgtgggatcattcagttgtggcatgtgggatctagttccctgactaggaatcgaacctgagccccctgcattgggaacacggagttttagccactagaccaccaaggaagtccctaaaatttttaatttaattaaaaaatacacaaaacagatGAGTGAATAATCAACAGGTGGAGTATATAAATAGCACAAGATTAACCAAGAGCTGTTCATTGTTGAGGATCTGTGTTAGATCCAAGGATGGGGGTTCATTACCTATCTCCACAAtaacaaatacaatttttaacAGTAATTTCTTAGAGGAATGTTTGGATTGCAGATACCCTAGTGTGCCCTG is a window encoding:
- the SIRT4 gene encoding NAD-dependent protein lipoamidase sirtuin-4, mitochondrial isoform X2 — its product is MRMSFGLTFKRTAKVRWRANFSQQCSLRSTGLFVPPSPPLDTEKVKELQRFITLSKRLLVMTGAGISTESGIPDYRSEKVGLYARTDRRPIQHGDFVRSAPIRQRYWARNFVGWPQFSSHQPNPAHWALSNWERLGKLHWLVTQNVDALHTKAGSQRLTELHGCMHRVLCLDCGEQTPRGALQERFQVLNPTWSAEAHGLAPDGDVFLTEEEVQSFQVPSCSRCGGPLKPDVVFFGDTVKPDKVDFVHKRVNEADSLLVVGSSLQVYSGYRFILTAREKKLPIAILNIGPTRSDDLASLKLDSRCGELLPLIDPR
- the SIRT4 gene encoding NAD-dependent protein lipoamidase sirtuin-4, mitochondrial isoform X1, which codes for MNYISQNANIAGLSLLSVKCPLSCGSMRMSFGLTFKRTAKVRWRANFSQQCSLRSTGLFVPPSPPLDTEKVKELQRFITLSKRLLVMTGAGISTESGIPDYRSEKVGLYARTDRRPIQHGDFVRSAPIRQRYWARNFVGWPQFSSHQPNPAHWALSNWERLGKLHWLVTQNVDALHTKAGSQRLTELHGCMHRVLCLDCGEQTPRGALQERFQVLNPTWSAEAHGLAPDGDVFLTEEEVQSFQVPSCSRCGGPLKPDVVFFGDTVKPDKVDFVHKRVNEADSLLVVGSSLQVYSGYRFILTAREKKLPIAILNIGPTRSDDLASLKLDSRCGELLPLIDPR